A section of the Pedobacter sp. HDW13 genome encodes:
- a CDS encoding FecR family protein has product MEQRINYLLKQFTADALSPEEKQELLVLAADPASAVSDEIVKMIMAEEAATTEVAVTEKWEAVLNNILATDKPKKTPRSILLRPLKWAAAAAVLVVFSFTAYLSLNKKKEHVFASDVAPGKNKAILTLADGRKISLSDAANGDLIEQAGVSISKTANGQLVYHIQKTTGDIDDSKVNTISTPNGGEWEIRLPDGSVVWLNAASSLQYPLNIGSSKQRKVELSGEAYFEVAKDKAHPFIVKTLKQELEVLGTHFNINSYANEIVTRTTLLEGSVRISDLSSNDMLVLKPGEQSVLSKNGIEIKKANTDEAIAWKNGYFMFDNEKQESILRKIARWYNVEIEYADPEAKEVMYYGTVSRFEKISKVLRKFEQTGEVRFDIKGNKIIVYKE; this is encoded by the coding sequence ATGGAACAACGTATAAATTACTTATTAAAACAGTTTACAGCAGATGCACTGAGCCCTGAAGAAAAGCAGGAGCTTTTAGTATTGGCAGCAGATCCGGCCTCCGCAGTTAGCGATGAAATCGTAAAGATGATCATGGCTGAAGAAGCAGCTACTACTGAAGTAGCCGTAACTGAAAAATGGGAGGCTGTGCTGAATAATATACTGGCTACTGATAAACCGAAAAAAACACCACGCAGTATTTTGCTACGACCTTTAAAGTGGGCTGCAGCCGCGGCCGTGTTGGTTGTATTTTCGTTTACAGCCTATTTATCGCTAAATAAAAAGAAAGAACATGTTTTTGCCTCCGATGTGGCGCCGGGCAAAAATAAAGCCATCTTAACTCTGGCCGATGGCAGGAAAATATCACTAAGTGATGCGGCAAACGGCGATCTTATTGAGCAGGCCGGGGTATCGATTTCAAAAACCGCAAATGGCCAGCTGGTATATCATATCCAAAAAACAACTGGCGATATAGACGATTCGAAAGTAAATACCATTTCTACTCCAAATGGGGGCGAGTGGGAAATCAGGTTGCCTGATGGTTCTGTGGTATGGCTTAATGCCGCCTCGTCTTTGCAATACCCCTTAAATATTGGCTCATCAAAACAGCGTAAGGTTGAGCTAAGCGGCGAAGCCTATTTCGAGGTGGCCAAAGATAAAGCGCACCCGTTTATTGTTAAAACTTTAAAGCAGGAGCTGGAGGTTTTAGGTACACATTTCAACATCAACAGCTATGCGAATGAAATTGTAACCAGAACTACATTGCTCGAAGGTAGTGTGCGGATTTCTGATTTAAGCTCAAATGATATGCTTGTGTTGAAACCAGGTGAGCAATCGGTACTATCAAAAAACGGAATAGAAATTAAAAAAGCAAATACCGACGAGGCTATCGCATGGAAAAATGGGTATTTCATGTTTGATAACGAAAAACAGGAAAGTATTTTGCGCAAAATTGCCCGCTGGTATAATGTGGAAATAGAATATGCCGATCCTGAAGCGAAAGAAGTAATGTATTACGGAACGGTAAGCCGTTTTGAAAAAATATCAAAAGTGCTCAGAAAATTTGAGCAAACCGGCGAAGTTCGCTTCGATATTAAGGGCAATAAAATAATTGTCTATAAAGAATAA
- a CDS encoding RNA polymerase sigma factor: MAVSNVEKERALISKIVEGDEQAFSVLFFKYLPVLQVFATKFTKSDDAAEEIIQDAFLRVWLNRDKLAEVENVKAYLYKYVSNECLSYLRKKLKTDKMVDAFTAKQTDSHNSTVETINLNEVTKIIAVAIEKLPDQRRNIYQLSRRDGKTIPEIAEILRISPNTVKNALVSALKSIRIHLDQHGIVFIFPFVFLFLKIK; encoded by the coding sequence ATGGCGGTAAGCAATGTGGAAAAAGAACGTGCACTGATTAGCAAGATTGTGGAGGGCGATGAACAAGCCTTTTCTGTTCTGTTTTTCAAATACCTGCCCGTACTTCAGGTATTCGCCACAAAATTTACGAAGTCTGACGATGCCGCAGAAGAAATTATTCAGGATGCCTTTTTAAGGGTATGGCTTAACCGCGATAAACTGGCTGAGGTTGAAAATGTGAAGGCTTATCTGTATAAGTACGTATCAAATGAATGCTTAAGCTACCTGCGTAAAAAACTTAAAACCGATAAAATGGTTGATGCTTTTACTGCTAAACAAACGGATAGCCACAATAGCACCGTCGAAACCATTAATTTGAATGAGGTAACTAAAATTATTGCAGTTGCCATTGAAAAATTGCCGGATCAACGCCGGAATATATACCAGCTGAGCCGTCGCGATGGTAAAACTATTCCCGAAATTGCCGAAATACTTCGCATATCGCCAAATACTGTTAAAAATGCTTTGGTTTCGGCCTTAAAATCTATTCGCATTCACCTCGATCAGCATGGAATTGTCTTCATTTTTCCTTTTGTTTTCCTCTTTTTGAAAATAAAATAA
- a CDS encoding DUF4302 domain-containing protein has protein sequence MMKKHLLYILLFTLALGACKKDTTEPAIGNVDDRLSATLTAYQTQLTGAQFGWRGFLLTNSKVVGTFLFSFTDKNRTTMSADFNPTPAESSYRLKALQRPTLLFDSYSTLHLLADPTPSVLGGTTGSGYLADFEFAFLSSNADTIKLEGTFNKSKLILVRSKSAAENSDALTSPEAMATTLSKLRTYFKRTTIGGANCEVRIDVGQNIIGFNYLDAGVMKKVSSSYYVSGTTINLFTPITVGTATVSEINGVNFNTGTGFISGSIKGGEAIEIKEAIVPIEYDKTAAQRWFNAPTNGAYWTCFNGFTIDGVPDAYGLRTIPGFNFLIFYSKFNVAYSRLGFIVGGAYGAYGPAPIAAFPADGTIKFTNAGSFGTAPVAIRNIVTNTQNNFFKAAGFYVIQSGEKSYDLVAFDDARSWISFE, from the coding sequence ATGATGAAAAAGCATTTATTATACATACTCTTGTTTACATTGGCATTGGGTGCCTGTAAAAAAGATACAACAGAGCCGGCTATCGGTAATGTTGATGACCGGTTATCGGCAACCTTAACAGCGTATCAGACACAGCTAACCGGAGCACAATTTGGTTGGAGAGGTTTCTTATTGACAAACAGTAAAGTAGTTGGTACTTTTTTATTCAGTTTTACTGATAAAAACAGAACAACCATGTCTGCAGATTTTAATCCAACACCTGCTGAAAGTTCATATCGCCTTAAGGCACTGCAGCGCCCAACTTTATTATTCGATTCTTATTCTACCTTACATTTATTAGCAGATCCAACTCCGTCGGTACTAGGTGGTACTACTGGTAGCGGATATTTGGCAGATTTTGAGTTTGCATTCTTATCTTCCAATGCGGATACAATTAAGCTAGAAGGAACCTTTAATAAAAGTAAGCTGATTTTAGTCCGGTCGAAGTCTGCAGCAGAAAATAGTGATGCCTTGACTTCTCCTGAAGCTATGGCCACCACTTTATCCAAACTTAGAACTTACTTTAAAAGAACCACTATTGGTGGAGCGAACTGCGAGGTTAGAATTGACGTTGGGCAAAACATTATTGGCTTTAATTATCTCGATGCGGGCGTAATGAAAAAAGTTAGCAGCAGTTATTATGTTTCGGGTACAACCATAAATTTATTTACACCAATAACTGTTGGTACAGCTACGGTAAGCGAAATCAACGGAGTAAATTTTAATACAGGAACCGGATTTATCAGTGGCAGCATTAAAGGAGGGGAGGCTATAGAGATTAAAGAAGCGATTGTACCAATTGAATATGATAAAACTGCAGCGCAAAGGTGGTTTAATGCTCCAACTAACGGTGCTTATTGGACGTGTTTTAACGGATTTACGATTGATGGAGTGCCCGATGCCTATGGTTTAAGGACTATACCAGGGTTTAATTTTCTAATTTTTTACTCTAAATTCAATGTAGCTTATTCTCGTTTAGGCTTTATTGTAGGAGGAGCTTATGGCGCTTATGGACCCGCGCCAATAGCAGCTTTCCCTGCTGATGGTACTATTAAATTTACTAATGCCGGATCATTTGGAACGGCACCTGTAGCAATCAGGAATATTGTAACAAATACACAAAATAACTTTTTCAAAGCCGCTGGGTTTTATGTTATTCAATCAGGCGAAAAATCGTATGATTTAGTTGCTTTCGATGATGCCAGAAGCTGGATTTCATTTGAATAA
- a CDS encoding substrate import-associated zinc metallohydrolase lipoprotein yields the protein MKKTLLMVALATIFLAGCSKKDDLSANIVGLGGDTWTKGPIDEWISTNYTTPYNIEVKYKWDRSELGEIYKNVVPVKEELVVPIMSIIKSTWIVPYAAIKGEDFMKKYTQKQFYLAGSPSYNSNGTITLGTAEAGRKIVLLDLNTFNPANKPSVKQILHTMHHEFGHILNQNIAVVPDYQRITPSDYTATWFNIFRGAYSTNPALDKIMYEADFWGKGFITPYSRSNKDDDFVETLSTLLESGQANFDNIINNLFVYDGLYIKRNGKGVYEQNTDARAKLLKKKSIVVSYMKDSWGIDLTDLQIRTQSAIEAQSATPDFNSLLGPGKTYSTITINPQKLTGLSTKFLTAYNTANTTLQAGNPQTNKGYYIDNISLIFTAANKLTLRVNYMDPTVALGVGNNGDFDYDISNVNGVITLTYAASQPTTANYANARVIETYIPTLLAYFNSQAFNVRWVDDIVPQSKSIFGGLVKTTDATSYLFGTL from the coding sequence ATGAAAAAGACATTATTAATGGTTGCTTTAGCAACAATCTTTTTAGCAGGATGCAGCAAAAAAGATGATTTAAGTGCCAATATAGTTGGTTTGGGCGGCGATACCTGGACCAAGGGGCCAATAGATGAATGGATTAGTACAAACTATACTACTCCATATAACATTGAAGTAAAATATAAATGGGACAGGTCTGAACTGGGAGAAATTTATAAGAACGTTGTACCGGTTAAAGAAGAATTGGTAGTGCCCATTATGAGCATTATTAAAAGTACCTGGATAGTGCCATATGCAGCAATAAAAGGCGAAGATTTTATGAAGAAATATACCCAAAAACAGTTTTATCTGGCGGGTAGCCCTTCGTACAACAGCAATGGTACCATTACCCTGGGTACGGCAGAAGCGGGCCGGAAAATTGTTTTGCTTGACCTGAACACCTTTAATCCGGCCAATAAGCCTTCTGTGAAACAGATTTTACATACCATGCACCACGAGTTTGGCCATATCCTGAATCAGAATATTGCCGTGGTGCCTGATTATCAAAGAATCACGCCTTCTGATTATACCGCTACCTGGTTTAATATTTTTAGAGGTGCATACTCTACAAATCCGGCGCTGGATAAGATTATGTACGAGGCCGATTTTTGGGGAAAGGGTTTTATAACACCTTACTCAAGATCAAATAAGGATGACGATTTTGTGGAGACTTTATCAACTTTACTGGAAAGCGGACAAGCTAATTTTGATAACATCATAAATAATCTCTTTGTGTATGACGGGCTTTATATCAAAAGAAACGGAAAAGGGGTTTACGAACAAAATACCGATGCGAGGGCTAAGCTCTTAAAAAAGAAATCGATTGTGGTATCTTATATGAAAGATAGCTGGGGTATAGATTTAACTGATTTACAAATCAGAACTCAGTCTGCAATAGAAGCACAATCGGCAACTCCAGATTTTAACAGTTTATTGGGACCGGGTAAAACTTATAGTACCATTACCATAAACCCTCAAAAATTAACAGGTTTATCAACCAAGTTTTTAACGGCTTATAATACTGCAAATACAACCCTACAGGCTGGCAATCCACAAACCAATAAAGGTTATTATATCGACAATATTTCGTTAATTTTTACAGCGGCTAATAAACTTACTTTAAGGGTTAATTATATGGATCCAACGGTGGCTTTAGGTGTTGGTAACAATGGCGATTTCGATTACGATATCAGCAATGTTAATGGGGTGATTACCCTGACCTATGCTGCTTCACAGCCAACCACAGCTAATTATGCTAATGCCAGGGTTATCGAAACTTACATTCCTACTTTGCTAGCCTATTTCAACAGTCAGGCATTTAATGTTCGTTGGGTGGATGATATTGTACCACAATCGAAAAGTATATTCGGTGGTCTTGTAAAAACAACAGATGCAACCTCATATTTATTTGGAACATTGTAA
- a CDS encoding RagB/SusD family nutrient uptake outer membrane protein, which produces MVAKIFGANEAFYNIPKFREHFVKETISANFGDAYNMVPLLTTEEVLFNRAEANAMLGNNAQTIADLDIYLSKRIIGYSATTDKFTETKATTFFTGLSAKDALVATVINFKRQEYMHEGLRWLDIVRLKIPIVHVPANGLNTITLGVNDPRRLVQIPQDAVAAGLAANPR; this is translated from the coding sequence ATGGTTGCGAAAATTTTTGGTGCAAACGAAGCATTTTATAATATTCCTAAATTCAGAGAGCACTTTGTAAAAGAGACCATTAGTGCCAACTTTGGCGATGCCTACAATATGGTACCTTTACTAACTACCGAAGAGGTGTTGTTTAACCGGGCCGAAGCCAATGCCATGCTTGGCAACAATGCCCAAACCATTGCCGATTTGGATATTTATTTATCAAAAAGGATTATTGGCTATTCTGCAACTACCGATAAATTTACAGAAACCAAAGCTACCACATTTTTTACAGGCTTATCTGCTAAAGATGCTTTGGTGGCGACAGTTATCAACTTTAAACGCCAGGAATATATGCACGAAGGCTTAAGGTGGTTAGATATTGTAAGGCTGAAAATCCCGATTGTACATGTTCCAGCCAATGGTTTAAATACAATTACACTGGGAGTTAATGACCCGAGAAGGTTGGTTCAAATCCCACAAGATGCTGTTGCAGCAGGTTTAGCTGCAAATCCCAGATAA
- a CDS encoding RagB/SusD family nutrient uptake outer membrane protein: protein MKKNKIFIYIACSGLLLSGGCKKFLEHQPDDRTELNSPVKVAELLANAYPHGSYLPFTEAMSDNAGDKGITARALPNSSPWNYIDQIDATSVDTPPFYWNACYKAIAAANYALEAIDKGGNTAAYSASRGEALVARAYVHFMLVTLFAKAYDPATAASDPGIPYVTLPQKIVEGNYTRGTVASVYANIEKDLTEGLPLLNNNSYRVPKYHFTTQAARAFATRFYLFKRDYQKVIDNANAVFPAATITDNLRAWNTTYNVLGFYELQALYSNSTEPANLLLQEANSYWGRNYGAYNYGLSSGYCQQCIIRVTTQPENRWPWLRKFLVQTKHFIIFLNSESTL from the coding sequence ATGAAAAAGAATAAAATATTCATATATATCGCATGCTCAGGCTTACTACTATCTGGTGGTTGTAAGAAATTTTTGGAGCATCAGCCAGACGACCGTACTGAATTAAACAGCCCGGTTAAAGTTGCCGAATTACTGGCCAATGCCTATCCACATGGCAGTTATCTTCCTTTTACCGAAGCCATGAGCGATAATGCCGGCGATAAAGGGATAACAGCCAGGGCTTTACCCAATTCATCTCCATGGAATTACATTGATCAGATTGACGCAACCTCAGTAGATACCCCTCCATTTTATTGGAATGCTTGCTATAAAGCCATTGCGGCAGCAAATTATGCTTTGGAAGCTATTGATAAAGGCGGCAATACTGCAGCATATTCGGCCAGCAGGGGTGAAGCACTTGTAGCCAGGGCTTACGTACACTTTATGTTAGTTACCTTGTTTGCTAAAGCCTACGATCCAGCTACAGCTGCATCCGATCCGGGTATTCCGTATGTTACCTTGCCACAAAAAATAGTAGAGGGTAATTATACCAGAGGCACAGTAGCAAGTGTTTATGCCAATATTGAGAAAGATTTAACCGAAGGATTACCACTGCTCAATAACAATAGCTACAGGGTGCCAAAGTATCATTTTACCACACAGGCGGCCCGTGCTTTTGCTACACGCTTTTATTTATTTAAAAGAGATTATCAAAAAGTAATCGATAATGCCAATGCTGTTTTCCCGGCGGCCACAATTACCGATAACCTAAGGGCCTGGAATACTACTTATAATGTATTGGGTTTTTATGAGTTGCAGGCATTGTACTCCAACTCTACCGAACCTGCCAACTTGTTGTTACAGGAAGCAAATTCGTATTGGGGAAGAAATTATGGTGCTTACAATTACGGATTAAGCTCGGGGTATTGTCAACAGTGTATAATCCGGGTAACAACCCAACCGGAAAATCGCTGGCCATGGTTGCGAAAATTTTTGGTGCAAACGAAGCATTTTATAATATTCCTAAATTCAGAGAGCACTTTGTAA
- a CDS encoding SusC/RagA family TonB-linked outer membrane protein, which translates to MEKKFYQRNAGMSLRQLALLVCAIFWAVLARADARQASGKPERLDNYLKKIEQAYKVSFVYDAAEINKTMVLDVPSKLSSITESLDQLKQKNISYRLVGNQVILKVVEVPKSNAKKEVTIKGIVRDKKDGTTMPGVSVREKGATNAVSTNARGEYQITVKDNAILSFASVGYKTVEVSVAGKTVINVSLEEDSKELGEVNIVSTGYQNLNKKLFTGAATALKGADVKQDGITDVSRMLEGRVAGVSVQNVSGTFGAAPKIRVRGATSITGENKPLWVVDGVILEDVVNISNEQLSSGDVSTLIGSSVAGINADDIESFNILKDAAATAQYGARAMNGVVVITTKKGRVGKTLISYTGNFSTYLKPTYDNYNIMNSSDQMSVYSELARKGWLNHSSASRATDGGVYTKMYQLINTYDATSGAFGLANTPEARNTFLSRYATANTDWFDVLFKNSLLQEHGISISSGTDKSQLYISTSYLNDNGWAVGNSVERYTGNVNAVFNLSNKLTLNFITTGSIRNQKAPGTVGRVSNPVEGKYSRDFDINPFSYALNTSRTLTAFDQNGNRESFTRNFANFNILDELDNNSLDLSMLDFKLQGGLGYKFTKNFKYDFLASMRYVKSGNEHKVRENANMANAYRANGDSYIQDNNRFLFRDPAHPELQPVVVLPYGGFYNTTDDFLKSYMVRNSLEYDKNINDKHFINVYAFQEMRMADRQTRSMIGYGYQYDKGGVPFVDPNIVKQSVLNNLNYYSMNHRYDRFAAFMTRAAYSYDGKYSFNATGRYDGSNQLGSSATARWLPTWNVSGAWNIDKEKFFDNDKLTKILNRATIRATYGLTASLGSATNSALVLRNGSALRPYTSETESVMNIEYIENRDLTWEKQYETNIGVDLGFFKDKLNLTVDVYNRNGFDLISPLRTSGIGGQYLTTANYADMNSKGIEVTLSGPIIKTEDWNWKSNLNFGYNRNKVTKLSSPQNIFSLVAADGGPQQGYPYRGLYSVDFTGLNHDTGIPEFINEKGEKSTNVYMQSLETKYLKYEGPTDPKLTGGFYNSVSYKGFTLGSLFTFSAGNKIRLNPIFATSYSDLDALPNEFKDRWTLPGDELKTNIPSILDIEAAAKISGTYPYNTYNYSTARVADGGFIRLKQISLSYALPAKILKTIGANNASISAVANNFWLIYSDKKLKGQDPEFFASGGVALPIPKQYTLSLKVGF; encoded by the coding sequence ATGGAGAAAAAATTCTACCAAAGAAATGCTGGAATGAGTTTGCGCCAGCTGGCCTTGCTGGTATGTGCAATCTTTTGGGCAGTTTTGGCCAGGGCAGATGCAAGGCAAGCCAGCGGGAAACCCGAAAGGTTGGATAACTACCTGAAAAAAATTGAGCAGGCTTATAAAGTAAGTTTTGTTTATGATGCTGCTGAGATCAATAAAACTATGGTGCTCGATGTGCCATCTAAGTTATCTTCGATAACAGAATCACTTGATCAGCTTAAACAAAAAAATATCTCTTACAGGCTTGTTGGCAACCAGGTAATTTTAAAGGTTGTTGAGGTACCTAAAAGTAATGCGAAAAAAGAGGTAACCATAAAAGGTATTGTACGCGATAAAAAGGATGGTACGACCATGCCAGGTGTAAGCGTACGCGAAAAAGGTGCAACCAATGCAGTTTCAACTAACGCGCGTGGCGAATACCAGATTACCGTTAAGGATAATGCTATATTATCTTTTGCATCTGTTGGTTATAAAACCGTAGAGGTATCGGTAGCTGGTAAAACAGTAATCAACGTGAGCCTTGAAGAAGATTCGAAAGAACTGGGCGAGGTAAACATTGTTTCTACTGGTTACCAAAACCTGAATAAAAAACTATTTACCGGTGCGGCAACTGCCTTAAAGGGAGCAGATGTTAAACAGGATGGTATTACCGATGTAAGCCGGATGCTCGAAGGTAGGGTAGCAGGTGTATCGGTACAAAATGTTTCGGGTACTTTTGGTGCAGCACCTAAAATCCGCGTACGTGGAGCAACTTCAATTACAGGCGAAAATAAACCGCTTTGGGTAGTTGATGGTGTAATTCTTGAAGATGTGGTTAACATTTCTAACGAGCAATTATCATCAGGTGATGTAAGCACTTTAATCGGATCGTCAGTTGCCGGTATCAATGCCGATGACATTGAGAGCTTCAATATTTTAAAAGATGCTGCAGCAACGGCGCAGTATGGTGCAAGGGCGATGAATGGTGTGGTGGTAATTACTACTAAAAAGGGGCGTGTAGGTAAAACTTTAATTTCTTATACAGGTAACTTTTCTACTTATTTAAAGCCTACTTACGATAATTATAATATCATGAATTCGTCCGATCAGATGTCGGTGTATTCGGAGTTGGCACGTAAAGGTTGGTTAAACCACTCTAGTGCATCAAGGGCTACCGATGGTGGGGTGTATACAAAAATGTATCAGTTGATTAATACTTACGATGCAACATCGGGTGCATTTGGATTGGCTAATACTCCAGAGGCCAGAAATACATTTTTATCACGTTATGCTACGGCAAATACGGATTGGTTTGATGTACTTTTTAAAAACTCGCTGTTGCAGGAACATGGTATCAGTATTTCATCAGGAACAGATAAATCGCAGTTATATATTTCTACAAGTTACTTAAACGATAACGGTTGGGCGGTAGGTAATAGCGTAGAGCGTTATACAGGTAACGTAAACGCTGTATTTAACCTTTCTAACAAGCTTACCCTTAACTTTATTACTACAGGGTCTATCCGTAACCAAAAAGCACCCGGAACTGTCGGCAGGGTGAGTAACCCGGTTGAAGGAAAATATTCGAGGGACTTCGATATCAATCCATTTAGTTATGCTTTAAATACCAGCAGAACCTTAACCGCATTCGATCAAAACGGAAACCGCGAAAGTTTTACCAGAAATTTTGCCAATTTCAATATTTTAGATGAGCTGGATAACAACTCATTGGATTTGAGTATGCTCGATTTTAAACTTCAGGGAGGTTTAGGTTATAAATTTACCAAAAACTTTAAGTACGACTTTCTGGCTTCGATGCGTTATGTGAAAAGTGGCAATGAACATAAAGTAAGAGAAAACGCTAATATGGCCAATGCCTACAGGGCCAATGGCGATTCTTATATTCAGGATAATAACCGTTTTTTATTCCGCGATCCGGCTCACCCCGAATTACAACCGGTTGTAGTACTTCCGTACGGTGGTTTTTATAATACTACCGACGATTTCCTTAAATCGTACATGGTTAGGAACTCACTAGAATATGATAAGAACATTAACGATAAACATTTCATTAATGTTTATGCTTTCCAGGAAATGCGCATGGCCGACCGCCAGACCAGAAGCATGATTGGTTATGGTTACCAGTACGATAAGGGAGGTGTACCTTTTGTAGATCCAAACATTGTTAAACAGTCGGTACTTAATAACCTGAATTATTATTCAATGAACCACCGTTACGACCGTTTTGCTGCATTTATGACAAGGGCTGCTTACTCTTACGATGGTAAATATTCGTTTAACGCTACCGGCAGATACGATGGTTCGAACCAGTTGGGTAGCTCAGCTACAGCAAGGTGGTTGCCAACCTGGAACGTTTCTGGTGCCTGGAACATTGATAAAGAAAAGTTTTTTGATAACGATAAGCTTACTAAAATCTTAAACCGGGCTACCATACGGGCTACTTATGGCTTAACGGCCAGTTTAGGTAGCGCTACAAACTCGGCGCTGGTTTTAAGAAATGGAAGTGCATTAAGACCATATACCAGCGAAACCGAATCGGTGATGAATATCGAGTATATTGAAAACAGAGATTTAACCTGGGAAAAACAATACGAAACCAATATTGGTGTAGACCTTGGCTTTTTTAAAGATAAGTTAAATTTAACAGTTGATGTATACAATAGAAATGGTTTCGATTTAATCAGTCCACTAAGAACTTCGGGTATTGGTGGGCAGTATTTAACCACGGCTAACTATGCTGATATGAATTCGAAAGGTATTGAGGTAACCTTAAGCGGACCAATTATTAAAACGGAGGACTGGAACTGGAAGAGTAATTTAAACTTTGGTTACAACAGAAACAAAGTAACTAAACTCTCAAGCCCACAAAATATATTTAGCCTGGTAGCGGCCGATGGTGGTCCTCAGCAAGGCTATCCATACCGGGGTCTATATTCAGTTGATTTTACTGGCTTGAACCACGATACTGGTATCCCTGAATTTATCAATGAAAAAGGTGAGAAAAGTACCAATGTTTATATGCAGAGTTTAGAAACCAAATACCTGAAATATGAAGGTCCCACAGATCCGAAATTAACAGGTGGTTTTTACAATAGTGTAAGTTACAAAGGCTTTACATTGGGTTCGTTATTTACCTTTTCGGCCGGAAATAAAATCAGGCTGAACCCGATATTTGCCACTTCTTATTCAGACTTGGATGCATTGCCGAACGAATTTAAAGACAGGTGGACTTTACCTGGCGATGAGCTGAAAACCAATATCCCTTCAATTCTGGATATAGAAGCTGCAGCTAAAATAAGTGGAACATATCCTTACAATACCTACAACTATTCTACAGCTAGAGTTGCTGATGGTGGTTTTATCAGGTTAAAACAAATATCTCTTTCATATGCACTACCTGCAAAAATCCTGAAAACTATTGGCGCAAACAACGCATCAATCAGTGCTGTTGCCAATAACTTTTGGTTAATCTATTCGGATAAAAAGCTAAAAGGACAAGATCCTGAGTTTTTTGCCTCAGGTGGTGTAGCCTTGCCAATTCCAAAACAGTATACACTTTCGCTAAAAGTTGGATTCTAA
- a CDS encoding FecR family protein, translating to MLNQSEYLDLIVRYLNNPQDETTRAAIDTYRSASAENEAYFREISRVWDLSARSTSLNRIDTRQAEANFKRELKKHTYKPFTGFIWFRNIAATLVLLGAGYWFYSLNNKQVYLTLQTGASQKDSILLVDGSKVILAENTSVKYPKSFASSSREIYLIQGKAFFKIAKDPKRPFSVLMGQSKVKVLGTSFNINYSQNKIDLDVKTGRVLFSPYTNGTSSILVAGQALSYSISNRQFTTRLSQNADAWLSNELVFVDTPLEEVCKQLSRYYQKNILLETNQPLVKKFNATFKDNSLSEVLAVLKETYGLKITINKDTITLKTPYTQIN from the coding sequence ATGCTTAACCAATCAGAATACCTGGATTTAATTGTCCGGTATTTAAACAATCCGCAGGATGAAACTACCCGTGCTGCAATAGATACTTACCGGTCAGCATCTGCTGAAAATGAAGCATATTTTCGTGAAATATCGAGGGTATGGGATTTATCTGCAAGATCTACTTCCTTAAACAGGATCGATACCAGGCAGGCGGAAGCCAATTTTAAACGCGAATTAAAAAAGCATACTTATAAACCTTTTACAGGCTTTATCTGGTTTCGCAATATCGCTGCTACACTAGTTTTGCTCGGAGCCGGGTATTGGTTTTATAGCCTGAACAATAAGCAGGTTTACCTTACCCTACAAACTGGAGCAAGCCAAAAAGATTCAATTCTGCTGGTTGATGGTTCGAAAGTTATTCTGGCAGAAAATACCTCTGTTAAATATCCTAAATCCTTTGCCTCATCATCCCGTGAGATTTATTTAATCCAGGGCAAGGCTTTTTTTAAAATAGCTAAAGATCCAAAGCGTCCTTTCAGTGTATTAATGGGCCAATCGAAAGTTAAAGTGCTGGGTACATCATTCAACATTAATTATTCGCAAAATAAAATCGATCTGGATGTGAAAACCGGCAGGGTATTGTTTTCGCCTTACACCAATGGTACATCATCCATTTTAGTGGCCGGGCAGGCTTTATCTTACAGCATTTCGAACAGGCAGTTTACCACCCGGCTTTCGCAAAATGCAGATGCATGGCTAAGCAACGAACTTGTATTTGTAGATACACCTTTAGAAGAGGTATGTAAACAACTCAGCCGTTACTATCAAAAGAATATTCTTTTAGAAACCAACCAGCCACTTGTTAAAAAGTTCAATGCAACATTTAAAGACAACAGTTTGTCAGAAGTTTTAGCTGTGTTAAAAGAAACCTATGGATTAAAGATTACTATAAATAAAGACACAATCACTTTAAAGACACCGTACACACAAATCAATTAA